One Thermodesulfobacteriota bacterium genomic region harbors:
- a CDS encoding AAA family ATPase, producing MLRLKQLLYECGVSQQAFADRTDFGSTVLWLSFTGRFPKKVERFKASVESAVSADPALSAWLQHRGLDMNAIWDEVEKTNNYAYPDWRRKSMSDAMQRSWSVPAIVPGDPLKTEKHKEAEMIEQRALKHFKLFRSPFLNDISDVRDIFLSEDHHFIKEMMLDTARYAGFTAVYGEVGSGKSVIRKAVVQELMSEDIKVVFPIIVDKSRITPGSLIDAIVMDISEEKTKRSLEAKTRQALQLLRNRATSGMKQVLIIEEAHLMNVKAMKALKQIYELEDGYSRLIGIILIGQPELKFLLDETRHPEMREVTRRVTCAEITGLDGDLDRYIVHKFKRINKKTEDIFSDDAFEAMAHRLQDKTGSGRIVSRGYPLTVNNLTAKAMNMAVDMGEEKVTAEVVMSL from the coding sequence ATGCTTCGCTTAAAACAGCTGCTGTATGAATGCGGCGTCAGCCAGCAGGCTTTCGCCGACCGGACGGACTTTGGGAGCACTGTTCTCTGGCTGTCTTTCACAGGCCGGTTTCCCAAAAAAGTCGAGCGTTTCAAGGCATCGGTGGAATCAGCGGTGTCCGCCGATCCGGCGCTCAGCGCCTGGCTGCAACATCGGGGGCTGGATATGAACGCAATTTGGGACGAAGTGGAAAAGACCAACAACTACGCATACCCGGACTGGCGGCGAAAGAGCATGTCGGATGCCATGCAGCGAAGCTGGAGCGTACCGGCGATTGTTCCCGGTGACCCACTAAAAACAGAAAAACATAAGGAGGCGGAAATGATAGAGCAAAGAGCATTGAAGCATTTCAAACTGTTTAGAAGTCCGTTTCTAAACGACATATCTGACGTAAGGGACATTTTCCTTTCGGAAGATCATCACTTCATCAAGGAGATGATGCTGGACACGGCACGGTACGCCGGGTTCACTGCAGTTTACGGCGAAGTCGGTTCCGGTAAATCGGTGATACGAAAGGCGGTGGTCCAGGAATTGATGAGCGAGGACATCAAGGTGGTTTTTCCCATCATCGTGGATAAATCCAGGATTACGCCGGGGTCGCTGATCGATGCCATTGTCATGGATATTTCCGAGGAGAAAACCAAGCGCAGCCTGGAGGCCAAAACCCGCCAGGCGCTGCAACTGCTGCGCAACCGGGCTACTTCGGGCATGAAACAGGTGCTGATCATCGAGGAGGCTCATTTAATGAACGTCAAAGCCATGAAAGCCTTAAAACAGATTTATGAGCTGGAGGACGGCTACAGCCGCTTGATCGGTATCATCCTCATAGGACAGCCGGAGCTCAAATTCCTTCTGGATGAAACCCGACATCCTGAGATGCGCGAGGTCACGCGCAGAGTTACCTGTGCGGAGATCACCGGTCTTGACGGAGACCTGGACAGGTACATCGTGCATAAATTCAAAAGGATCAACAAAAAAACAGAAGATATTTTTTCAGACGACGCTTTTGAAGCAATGGCCCACAGGCTGCAGGATAAAACCGGCAGCGGAAGAATAGTCAGTCGCGGTTATCCCCTGACGGTGAACAACCTGACCGCAAAAGCCATGAACATGGCGGTGGATATGGGCGAGGAAAAAGTGACTGCGGAAGTGGTGATGAGTCTGTAA
- a CDS encoding helix-turn-helix domain-containing protein codes for MKSYRRINAVKISVDILKCLADQREPVSGHDVARSVDIKYDTVMCHLTTLEDTGLVRTIGDRYELSMGMAMFWTKMKSRKEADKQRIEHEIKLLQTGD; via the coding sequence ATGAAGAGTTATCGGAGGATTAATGCGGTAAAGATATCGGTAGACATATTAAAATGCCTGGCGGATCAGCGCGAACCAGTATCCGGGCATGATGTGGCCCGCTCGGTCGATATCAAATACGATACGGTCATGTGCCACCTGACGACGCTGGAAGATACCGGTCTGGTAAGAACTATCGGCGACAGGTATGAACTGAGCATGGGGATGGCAATGTTCTGGACCAAGATGAAAAGCAGAAAAGAGGCCGATAAACAGCGAATCGAACACGAGATCAAATTACTTCAAACGGGAGATTAA